The Geotalea uraniireducens Rf4 genome window below encodes:
- a CDS encoding radical SAM protein: MYIQVTTKCNMRCGHCCYACEPGKGEHMPFEVIAEVLARWGKKILDDNQWIVIGGGEPTLHPDFWKIISHALSYGPVWVATNGSNTEDALTLCRMAKRGVLRGVLSRDKWHEPIDPVVVETFMAGLVEQEFGYWTNDPKSFDSREIRTVKNPYIGGHAKAGLGGCPCRGVHIKPDGNIYSCGCETAVQIGTVTDGIAEKYQCVSLYDGCYKEWIGN, encoded by the coding sequence ATGTACATTCAGGTAACCACAAAATGCAATATGCGCTGCGGTCATTGCTGTTATGCCTGTGAACCAGGCAAGGGCGAACATATGCCATTCGAGGTAATTGCGGAGGTTCTTGCACGATGGGGAAAGAAAATTCTTGATGACAATCAATGGATTGTTATCGGTGGAGGTGAACCAACCTTGCACCCTGATTTTTGGAAAATCATAAGCCATGCGCTTTCCTATGGACCTGTTTGGGTTGCTACCAATGGTTCCAATACGGAAGACGCCCTTACGTTGTGCAGAATGGCGAAGCGGGGGGTCCTTCGGGGGGTATTGAGCCGCGACAAGTGGCATGAACCAATTGATCCCGTTGTTGTCGAAACATTCATGGCTGGTTTGGTTGAACAAGAGTTCGGTTACTGGACTAATGATCCGAAAAGCTTTGATAGTCGGGAAATCAGGACAGTTAAGAACCCCTATATTGGAGGGCATGCCAAGGCAGGTTTGGGCGGTTGTCCATGTCGAGGTGTGCATATAAAGCCGGACGGCAACATTTATTCGTGTGGGTGTGAGACAGCGGTTCAGATTGGCACGGTCACAGATGGAATCGCTGAGAAGTATCAGTGCGTAAGTCTTTATGATGGTTGTTATAAAGAATGGATTGGCAATTAG
- a CDS encoding putative Ig domain-containing protein, whose amino-acid sequence MFDHNNDRIATTTGWIKSDDGLLARDINGNGKIDSGLELFGDQTKLSNGLTASNGFSALRDLDANNDGKFDPNDPAFGELRIWRDLNQDGNSQAEELTTLSDAGVAYIDLAAVNRNVWQNGNTIASESTLTKEDGSTATIAEVNLANNPADSRFVDTVTVSDAAMALPALQGSGKVRDLQEAATLSPALQEVLTRYSAATTRAEQLALLDELLLTWADTSGMSKSLEERDPAAYRVEYLSFGNIRRSDHLVKNTAGGITSGTVQNAADPLIDETYRGLIDTWNNRIHILESFYGSYFFAVPGQAQEGSGARTGMWVDYTGSTALNAANKNKPALAINYAQPQLDMLGQDYQALRQTVYDGLILQTRMRMYLEIIDTTTTYTDTYSDIDIYDDSYTYTNTYSGSDPDIKPETAIGYTFDVTRLTQAFVDKIDADPINGITDLIEFNRCTKGLLADTPWDGATLLENKIRSLPITPELQALYQEFNVRFNGIQGGNGDDIILGDDQSRTIYGGNGNDTLFGGGGNEMLVGGNDNDIISGGAGDDQLRGEAGDDQYIFGRGSGNDNIVDGQGRNSILFSGLNPGDITVTTPNSYNDDFVFSIKDTGETLHIAGGWNWYWYENTSINRFIFADGTVWNKENAINAATSYPTEGDDLIIGSRLTDSIDGLGGNDTIIGRSGDDVIDGGAGDDLLIGSAYAYNDYYTGAQRINATVVEANGNDIYYFGRGSGRDTIIDGDDTQNTDRLRFFEDVAPSDIAVSRNNDDLILTIKDTGDSVTIRNHFLENYPGAPEHHDYEVELIEFADGTKWTWNTLRDMLLTGTDGADTIIGYRQDDAISGGAGNDYIDARSGNDVISGGDGNDTISAGLGDDIIDGGTGDDTIYGTDSHYYDVAYDAPRNDNDTYLFGWGDGHDTIYNRNESLISSDTIRFKDGITASDVRFEGVLGYNEDLRIVLGDGTDSITVKNWFASAYYQIARMEFSDGTVLDAAYVASHLVKEGTAGNDVILGSRQSETISGYAGDDTLYGGDGNDRLDGGSGNDMLAGGYGNDTYLFGRGDGHDTAYEGFGNGYYWVNSPDDAIEFKADVLPEDVIVRRLGNDMLLTIKGSDDQLTVKDTFNDYNESNRIEQARFADGTIWDYTTLLTLALQGTSDDDILEGGAGNDVLDGGAGNDLLRGRDGGDTYRFGRGYGNDVIEESGWGGVDTVEFQAGIIPSDLTFTIDTNGALLITIKGSGDSLRLSNGTYNIERYVFSNGTTLTSADINRLAATLPSAESIVGTAGDDILVGSDINSTILGLEGNDVLSGADGDDWLEGAAGNDTLAGNMGDDNLYGGDGDDVLNGGSGRDYIEAGNGANVIRFEQGSGVDFVRTRLADGQADTIEFGAGITSADLQVQLGNQRYWDIQPGDSGYATLVVGTGDDAFRIEVDGWSTDISRSSVQRFRFNDGTELSLEQVIAMNDGGIAGWQSGFDGDDILVGSNADDDINGYDGNDAIRARAGNDYLNGGAGSDLMDGGSGNDYFYAGSGSDVLAGGRGDDTLIGSSGEDTYLFNLGDGNDIVEDNWDGGRKTISFGVGIVPDAVSAMMDEYGNLRLLVDGGVGGSLTLLRWFQQDRLTMQEPLTVERVQFVAADGSVRIYDLAGLVRGVAPLLSSSTFTSPVALFADAASNDITLAALPADGDAAVAYAQSGNLFGTASYGASSVPTDGDDRLMGTEWGDSLEGGAGNDLVYGLDGDDYLDGGSGHDRIDAGAGNDAIYGGSGNDLIMAGEGDDFVHAGTGNDIAYGGLGNDTFVFNAGDGLLTIEQDYMEYAGGGEYGGDLPMFASFASYGGDYGGGYGGGTESNVLSFGVGITLSDLRFSERDGYLIIDIPSTGDQVRLAGYNPDSPTLTDVVDSYVFADGSVATPQDILDAGLSSVGAEGDDYFTGTAGNNIVETGGGNDYLVGGFGNDRLMGGSGDDTYEFNLGDGVDTIVDFSSPGMENSVYFGYGISPDSIWTEVENGALVLRVGDGGDAIRFEGFDPNIPDMPQPVGRFDFWDGSSMSFSDLLSRGFEIVGTPEQDTLIGTSGDDRIRGLASDDLLKGNAGDDTYLFQAGDGVDSIDDVSRPGEWNTVVLPDGMAPWEVYLTHDPEKGELVLKRWGSDDEIRMTGFDRLDPFGNRAVEYFQFGQNGQIFSYDELLNLNGFEIRGTDGNDTLLGTATYDYIRGGDGDDLIISGTGGDYLRGTGGNDTYVFNRGDGEVEISDFLEEGIGNVLRFGPGITPEDLRRHLRFEDGYFIIAFDNGDTIYLDGFDPNDVDNSPRSVDTFAFDDGTTLSFAELARYTFVVEGDNLDNLLTGTNLDDRLYGYDGSDNLDSGTGEDVLTGGTGTDVLLGGGGRDAYIFNLGDGVDTITDTAENGIGNILSFGQGITINDLSLSLTGTTLTIGYGAYGDAVIIENFDPTGLNGTTVIDTFEFSDGSAISYRELVNHAPVAAEPLPDQIATQDQPFVFQLPETTFSDADGDQLTYRLSVSGYETPSDWLSFDPATRTISGTPGNSDVGALTVTVSAIDPVGATTGQSFILNVENVNDAPVVTAPFTDQLAVEDQTFELMLPPGLFADIDAGDSLTLSATLADGSALPSWLNFDAATGTFTGTPDNSNIGKLQLSVTATDQSGANVTAAFALEVVNTNDAPMVVDAIPAQTALEDSNFSFTLPATAFNDIDAGDALTLSAALSDGSTLPAWLQFDAATGTFAGTPGNDQVGNLNITVTATDRAGTTAGSSFALTVLNTNDTPVTVTPLTAQNVVEDQTFSYQIPADTFKDIDSCDSLTLSATLADGSALPSWLSFDAPTGMLTGTPGNDQVGTVNLSVTATDLSGATISTGLSLTVDNVNDAPVVTGAITDQIAQGGQPFSLAIPTNLFSDVDKGNILTITANSSDGTNLPAWLTYDQVSGILSGTPDSSAIGSYGVKLTATDQSGSQVDTSFNISVTSVPAGNSAPVVTPDTAELIEDHCPPYVTGNVLANDSDPDAEDSLTVADPGFVRGEYGYLGLSSDGKYGYMVNNRSYDVQSLGRTAQQVEHFSYTVTDGEAEVASSLDITIKGTNDAPVVAEHLSDQRVKNNRAFSFAIDSDSFVDIDKGDALTYTATLADGKALPDWLKFNDKTGIFSGTAPKNAGYLDIKVTATDRVEATGSTEGSLSVSDTFEISFGKSRKGSSCRDEDDHKDKLDWMKKAGSDRHENERDSYRSDHDDDRDIRRKDDHSASTSKEYLDSNQLDDYLQEVDQPSPGTDREIAARWQAVSDALKQELADFDNDFGNHRKQSGDFSSMNYDHSFGFGRGIADNGLLTAGSGTDLKDFKGLKEGMRRLG is encoded by the coding sequence ATGTTCGATCATAACAACGATCGAATTGCTACCACTACCGGCTGGATCAAGTCCGATGACGGCCTTCTTGCGCGTGATATCAACGGCAACGGTAAAATCGATTCCGGACTAGAGTTGTTTGGTGACCAGACGAAGCTGAGTAATGGTCTTACTGCCTCTAACGGCTTCAGCGCCCTGAGGGATCTGGATGCCAATAACGACGGTAAATTCGACCCCAACGATCCAGCCTTCGGCGAACTCAGAATCTGGCGCGACCTCAACCAGGACGGCAATTCCCAGGCAGAAGAACTTACCACCCTCTCAGACGCAGGTGTTGCCTATATCGACCTAGCGGCTGTCAACCGCAATGTCTGGCAGAACGGGAACACCATAGCATCAGAGAGTACACTTACTAAGGAAGACGGCTCTACCGCTACAATAGCAGAGGTGAACCTTGCCAACAATCCCGCGGACAGCCGTTTTGTCGATACAGTGACAGTTTCTGATGCTGCCATGGCACTTCCGGCACTGCAAGGTTCCGGTAAAGTGCGTGACCTGCAAGAGGCTGCAACCCTCTCTCCCGCTCTCCAGGAAGTGTTGACACGCTACAGCGCAGCTACGACACGAGCGGAGCAGTTGGCGTTGCTGGACGAGCTTCTCCTTACCTGGGCCGATACTTCCGGTATGTCCAAATCCCTTGAGGAACGTGATCCTGCAGCATACAGGGTTGAATATCTGTCATTCGGAAATATACGCAGGAGCGACCATCTGGTTAAAAATACCGCAGGTGGGATTACCTCTGGAACAGTACAAAACGCCGCTGACCCCCTTATCGATGAAACGTATCGCGGACTGATCGATACCTGGAATAACCGGATTCATATCCTAGAGTCTTTCTATGGCAGCTATTTCTTTGCTGTGCCCGGACAAGCACAGGAAGGAAGCGGCGCAAGAACCGGTATGTGGGTAGATTACACTGGTAGCACGGCCCTAAATGCTGCGAACAAAAACAAACCTGCCCTAGCGATCAACTATGCGCAGCCTCAACTCGATATGCTGGGCCAGGATTATCAAGCACTCAGGCAAACGGTGTACGATGGTCTCATTTTACAAACCCGTATGAGAATGTATCTCGAAATTATTGACACTACCACAACCTATACTGATACCTATTCGGACATTGACATCTATGATGATTCCTACACTTATACCAATACTTATTCCGGCTCAGATCCAGACATCAAACCAGAAACCGCGATCGGTTACACTTTCGATGTGACCCGCCTTACCCAAGCATTCGTGGATAAAATTGATGCCGATCCGATTAACGGCATTACCGACCTTATAGAATTCAACAGATGCACTAAGGGTCTTCTTGCCGATACCCCGTGGGACGGCGCAACCCTTCTGGAAAATAAGATTCGTTCGCTGCCCATAACGCCGGAACTCCAGGCCCTCTATCAGGAGTTCAATGTACGGTTCAACGGTATCCAAGGGGGAAACGGCGACGACATTATTCTAGGTGACGATCAGAGTCGCACCATTTACGGCGGCAACGGCAATGACACGCTCTTTGGAGGAGGCGGAAACGAGATGCTGGTTGGCGGAAACGACAACGATATCATTTCCGGCGGGGCGGGGGACGACCAACTTAGGGGCGAGGCGGGTGATGACCAGTACATCTTCGGACGGGGAAGCGGAAATGACAACATAGTCGACGGTCAGGGACGCAACAGTATCCTTTTCTCCGGCCTCAATCCGGGCGATATCACCGTAACCACACCGAACAGCTATAACGATGACTTCGTCTTTAGCATTAAGGACACGGGAGAAACTCTGCATATTGCAGGAGGGTGGAACTGGTATTGGTACGAAAATACTTCCATTAACCGCTTCATTTTCGCCGATGGGACGGTCTGGAACAAAGAGAACGCCATTAATGCGGCGACGTCCTATCCAACGGAAGGCGATGACCTGATCATTGGCAGCCGCCTGACCGATTCTATTGATGGGTTAGGTGGGAATGATACGATAATCGGTCGCAGCGGGGATGACGTCATTGACGGGGGCGCCGGCGACGATCTTCTCATCGGTTCCGCTTATGCCTACAACGATTATTATACAGGAGCGCAGCGAATAAATGCCACCGTCGTCGAGGCCAACGGCAACGACATCTACTATTTCGGCCGCGGCTCCGGCCGCGATACCATTATCGACGGCGACGATACCCAAAACACAGATCGACTCAGGTTCTTTGAGGACGTTGCTCCCTCTGACATCGCCGTTAGCCGCAATAACGACGACCTGATCCTCACCATCAAGGACACCGGCGACAGCGTCACCATCCGCAATCACTTTCTGGAAAATTACCCCGGCGCACCCGAGCATCACGACTACGAGGTGGAATTAATCGAATTCGCCGACGGAACCAAGTGGACCTGGAACACCCTCCGCGACATGCTGCTGACCGGAACGGACGGCGCGGACACCATTATCGGCTACCGCCAGGACGACGCCATCAGCGGTGGCGCGGGGAACGATTACATCGACGCCCGAAGCGGCAACGACGTGATCTCCGGTGGTGACGGCAACGATACCATCTCTGCCGGGCTGGGGGACGACATCATAGACGGCGGCACGGGCGATGACACCATCTACGGCACGGACAGCCATTACTACGATGTTGCCTACGATGCACCGCGAAACGATAACGACACCTACCTGTTCGGTTGGGGCGACGGCCACGACACCATTTACAACCGGAACGAGAGCCTGATCAGCAGCGACACAATCAGGTTCAAGGATGGGATCACTGCGAGCGACGTCAGGTTCGAGGGGGTCCTGGGCTACAACGAGGACCTGCGCATCGTTCTGGGCGACGGTACAGACAGCATCACGGTGAAGAATTGGTTCGCCAGCGCTTATTACCAGATAGCTCGCATGGAGTTCAGCGACGGGACGGTGCTGGATGCGGCCTATGTAGCAAGCCACCTGGTCAAGGAGGGTACGGCGGGTAACGACGTCATCTTGGGAAGCCGCCAGAGCGAGACCATTTCCGGCTACGCTGGCGACGACACGCTTTACGGCGGGGATGGCAACGACCGACTGGACGGGGGGTCCGGCAATGACATGCTCGCTGGCGGCTACGGCAACGACACTTACCTCTTCGGTCGCGGCGATGGCCACGATACGGCCTATGAAGGATTCGGCAACGGTTACTATTGGGTCAACTCACCCGATGACGCGATAGAGTTCAAGGCCGATGTGCTACCGGAAGATGTGATCGTCCGGCGTTTGGGCAACGACATGCTGCTTACCATCAAGGGGAGCGATGATCAACTGACGGTCAAGGACACCTTCAATGACTATAACGAGAGCAATCGCATCGAACAGGCGCGCTTCGCAGACGGAACGATCTGGGATTATACAACCCTCCTGACACTGGCCCTGCAAGGGACATCCGACGACGATATCCTGGAGGGCGGAGCGGGGAACGATGTGCTGGATGGAGGGGCCGGAAACGATCTCCTGAGGGGCAGGGATGGAGGGGATACCTATCGCTTCGGTCGTGGCTATGGCAACGACGTGATCGAGGAGAGCGGCTGGGGTGGAGTCGATACAGTCGAGTTCCAGGCCGGCATTATCCCGAGCGATCTCACATTTACTATCGATACGAACGGTGCTCTGTTGATCACCATTAAAGGGAGCGGAGACAGCCTTCGGTTGAGCAACGGCACATATAATATCGAACGTTATGTCTTCAGTAACGGAACCACTCTCACTTCGGCCGACATAAACAGGCTGGCTGCCACCCTCCCCAGCGCCGAAAGTATCGTCGGCACAGCAGGGGACGACATCTTGGTGGGGAGTGACATCAACAGCACCATCCTTGGGCTTGAAGGCAACGATGTGCTGAGCGGGGCTGACGGCGACGATTGGCTGGAGGGAGCTGCCGGCAACGATACGCTGGCGGGTAACATGGGTGACGACAATCTCTACGGCGGCGACGGGGACGACGTCCTGAATGGTGGAAGTGGACGCGACTATATCGAAGCCGGCAACGGCGCAAACGTTATCCGTTTCGAGCAGGGGAGCGGTGTTGACTTTGTCCGGACGCGGCTGGCCGACGGCCAGGCCGATACCATTGAGTTCGGCGCAGGGATTACCTCGGCCGACCTCCAGGTGCAACTGGGGAATCAACGTTATTGGGATATCCAGCCTGGTGACAGCGGTTATGCGACACTGGTTGTAGGAACTGGTGACGACGCCTTCCGGATCGAGGTCGACGGCTGGTCCACCGATATCTCCCGTTCCTCTGTCCAGCGGTTCCGCTTCAACGATGGGACCGAGCTGTCGCTAGAGCAGGTCATAGCCATGAACGACGGCGGTATTGCAGGGTGGCAGTCCGGTTTCGACGGCGACGACATCCTGGTGGGAAGCAATGCGGATGATGACATCAACGGCTATGACGGCAACGATGCCATCCGAGCCCGCGCCGGCAACGATTATCTAAATGGTGGCGCCGGCAGCGACCTGATGGACGGCGGCAGCGGCAACGATTACTTCTATGCCGGTTCAGGGAGCGACGTGCTGGCGGGCGGTAGAGGGGATGATACCCTTATCGGGTCTTCAGGGGAAGATACCTACCTCTTCAACCTTGGTGACGGCAACGATATCGTCGAAGACAACTGGGACGGCGGCAGAAAGACTATATCCTTTGGTGTGGGGATCGTTCCCGATGCTGTTTCTGCCATGATGGACGAATATGGCAACCTGCGGCTTTTGGTTGATGGCGGCGTCGGAGGCAGCCTCACGCTGTTACGCTGGTTCCAGCAGGACCGACTCACTATGCAGGAACCGCTGACAGTCGAAAGGGTGCAATTCGTGGCCGCCGACGGCAGTGTCAGGATATACGACCTGGCAGGACTTGTGCGGGGTGTGGCCCCCTTGCTGTCTTCATCCACCTTTACCTCGCCGGTTGCTCTGTTCGCCGATGCGGCCTCCAACGACATTACCCTCGCGGCTCTGCCGGCAGATGGTGACGCGGCGGTGGCCTATGCCCAGAGCGGCAACCTGTTCGGCACAGCCTCCTATGGTGCCTCATCTGTCCCAACCGACGGCGACGACAGGCTCATGGGGACCGAGTGGGGCGACAGCCTGGAGGGCGGAGCTGGGAATGATCTTGTCTACGGCCTCGATGGTGATGACTACCTGGATGGCGGCAGTGGCCATGACCGGATAGATGCCGGAGCGGGCAATGATGCCATTTATGGAGGCAGCGGCAATGATCTGATCATGGCCGGAGAGGGCGATGATTTCGTCCATGCCGGGACAGGCAATGACATCGCCTACGGGGGCCTGGGGAACGATACCTTTGTCTTCAACGCCGGCGACGGCCTTTTGACCATCGAGCAGGATTACATGGAGTATGCCGGCGGGGGTGAGTACGGTGGCGATTTGCCCATGTTTGCGAGTTTTGCTAGCTATGGGGGAGACTACGGCGGCGGTTATGGTGGCGGCACAGAGAGCAACGTGCTCAGCTTCGGGGTAGGTATTACCCTTTCCGATCTCAGGTTCTCCGAACGGGACGGCTATCTGATCATCGACATCCCCTCCACCGGAGACCAGGTGAGGCTTGCGGGTTACAATCCGGACAGCCCAACCCTGACCGACGTCGTGGATAGCTATGTATTCGCCGACGGCAGCGTGGCTACCCCGCAGGACATCCTCGACGCAGGGCTATCCTCGGTGGGAGCGGAAGGAGACGATTACTTCACCGGTACGGCGGGTAACAACATTGTGGAAACCGGAGGGGGAAATGACTACCTCGTCGGCGGATTCGGAAACGACCGTCTTATGGGTGGAAGCGGGGACGATACCTATGAATTCAACCTCGGCGATGGGGTGGATACCATCGTGGACTTTAGTTCCCCCGGCATGGAGAACAGTGTCTATTTCGGCTACGGCATATCCCCTGACTCCATTTGGACCGAGGTCGAAAATGGCGCACTGGTGCTGAGGGTGGGTGACGGTGGCGACGCCATCCGGTTCGAGGGTTTCGATCCCAATATACCGGACATGCCGCAGCCGGTGGGGCGCTTCGATTTCTGGGACGGCTCAAGCATGAGCTTTTCCGACCTGCTCAGCCGTGGATTCGAGATAGTCGGCACGCCGGAGCAAGATACGCTCATCGGCACTTCCGGTGACGACAGGATTCGTGGGCTTGCCAGCGATGATCTACTCAAAGGCAACGCCGGTGACGACACCTATCTATTCCAGGCAGGCGATGGGGTTGACTCCATCGACGACGTCTCCCGACCGGGAGAATGGAACACCGTCGTGCTCCCGGACGGCATGGCTCCCTGGGAAGTTTACCTTACCCACGACCCGGAGAAAGGAGAACTAGTCCTGAAAAGATGGGGTTCTGACGACGAGATCAGGATGACCGGGTTTGACCGGTTGGATCCCTTCGGCAACCGGGCGGTGGAATATTTTCAGTTTGGACAGAACGGGCAGATTTTCTCCTATGACGAGTTGCTCAACTTGAACGGATTTGAAATCAGGGGAACCGACGGCAACGATACCCTGCTGGGAACCGCAACGTACGACTATATTCGCGGAGGTGACGGCGACGATCTGATCATCAGCGGCACCGGTGGCGACTATCTTCGCGGAACTGGCGGTAACGATACCTATGTGTTCAATCGTGGAGATGGTGAAGTGGAGATAAGTGACTTTCTGGAAGAAGGCATCGGCAACGTGCTCCGCTTCGGTCCCGGCATCACGCCGGAAGACTTGCGCAGACACCTTCGATTTGAGGATGGTTATTTTATCATCGCCTTCGACAACGGCGACACCATTTATCTTGATGGTTTCGATCCCAATGACGTGGACAACAGCCCTCGATCAGTGGACACCTTTGCCTTCGACGACGGCACGACTCTTTCCTTCGCTGAACTGGCACGCTACACGTTTGTAGTCGAGGGAGACAACCTCGACAACCTGCTGACAGGGACGAATCTGGACGACCGGCTCTACGGCTACGACGGCTCGGACAATCTGGACAGTGGCACCGGAGAGGATGTCCTCACCGGCGGGACCGGTACAGATGTCCTTCTTGGCGGCGGCGGTCGAGACGCTTATATCTTTAACCTCGGCGATGGCGTAGATACCATAACAGATACCGCCGAAAACGGTATAGGCAATATCCTCAGTTTCGGCCAGGGAATTACCATCAACGACCTTTCCCTCTCGCTGACCGGAACGACTTTGACCATCGGTTACGGTGCCTACGGTGATGCCGTCATCATTGAAAATTTCGATCCAACCGGACTCAATGGAACCACGGTTATCGACACCTTCGAATTCTCCGACGGCAGCGCCATCAGCTACCGGGAACTGGTCAACCATGCTCCCGTGGCGGCAGAGCCGCTACCAGACCAGATCGCTACCCAGGACCAGCCCTTTGTCTTCCAGTTGCCGGAAACCACCTTCAGCGATGCCGACGGCGACCAGTTGACCTATCGCCTCTCGGTGTCCGGCTATGAAACCCCGTCGGACTGGCTTTCCTTCGACCCGGCAACCCGCACCATCAGCGGCACACCAGGCAACTCGGATGTCGGAGCGCTGACAGTGACGGTGTCTGCAATCGATCCGGTAGGGGCCACGACCGGCCAATCCTTTATCCTGAACGTGGAAAATGTCAACGATGCCCCGGTAGTCACCGCGCCGTTTACCGACCAGCTTGCCGTGGAGGACCAAACCTTTGAGTTGATGCTCCCGCCCGGTTTGTTCGCTGATATCGACGCAGGAGATTCCTTGACCCTTTCCGCCACACTGGCAGACGGTTCGGCGCTGCCGTCCTGGCTTAATTTCGATGCTGCCACCGGAACCTTCACCGGCACCCCCGACAACAGTAACATTGGCAAGCTGCAGTTGTCCGTAACCGCTACCGACCAGTCAGGTGCTAATGTCACAGCTGCTTTCGCCCTTGAGGTAGTCAACACCAACGATGCACCGATGGTTGTTGACGCTATTCCCGCACAGACCGCACTGGAAGACAGCAATTTCAGCTTCACGCTGCCTGCCACGGCCTTCAACGACATTGACGCCGGTGACGCCCTGACGCTCTCCGCCGCACTATCCGACGGTTCTACCCTGCCGGCATGGCTGCAGTTCGATGCTGCAACCGGAACCTTCGCCGGCACGCCGGGAAACGATCAGGTCGGCAACCTGAATATTACGGTTACCGCCACGGACCGAGCCGGAACGACCGCCGGCAGCAGCTTCGCCCTCACTGTCCTTAACACCAATGACACACCGGTAACGGTAACACCGCTGACGGCACAGAACGTCGTCGAAGATCAGACCTTCAGCTACCAGATCCCCGCCGATACCTTCAAGGACATCGACAGCTGCGACAGTTTGACCCTCTCCGCCACGCTGGCGGACGGTTCGGCTTTGCCGTCATGGCTTTCGTTCGACGCACCAACCGGTATGCTGACCGGCACCCCCGGCAACGACCAGGTGGGAACCGTGAACCTTTCGGTAACGGCCACCGATCTGTCCGGCGCAACCATCTCTACCGGACTCAGCCTGACCGTGGACAATGTCAACGACGCACCGGTAGTGACCGGCGCCATCACCGACCAGATTGCCCAGGGAGGCCAGCCATTCAGCCTCGCCATCCCCACCAACCTGTTCAGCGACGTAGATAAGGGCAACATCCTTACCATTACCGCAAACAGTAGCGACGGCACCAACCTGCCTGCCTGGCTGACCTATGACCAGGTAAGCGGCATCCTGTCCGGCACACCTGACAGTTCCGCAATCGGCAGCTATGGTGTAAAACTGACCGCCACCGACCAATCCGGCTCACAGGTCGACACTTCCTTCAACATTAGCGTAACCAGTGTGCCCGCCGGCAACAGCGCACCAGTAGTAACACCGGATACAGCCGAACTCATAGAAGATCATTGCCCCCCCTATGTGACAGGCAACGTCCTTGCCAACGACAGTGATCCGGATGCCGAAGACAGCCTCACTGTTGCCGACCCGGGCTTTGTGCGGGGCGAGTATGGCTACCTGGGGCTCTCCAGTGATGGCAAGTACGGATATATGGTCAATAACCGGTCCTATGACGTGCAGTCACTGGGACGCACCGCCCAACAGGTGGAACATTTCAGCTACACCGTCACCGACGGCGAGGCAGAAGTTGCCTCTTCCCTCGACATCACCATCAAGGGCACCAACGATGCCCCAGTGGTGGCCGAGCACCTGTCCGACCAGCGCGTCAAGAATAACAGGGCCTTCAGCTTCGCCATCGACTCCGACAGTTTTGTCGACATCGATAAGGGAGATGCTCTGACCTACACTGCCACTCTGGCCGATGGCAAGGCACTGCCGGACTGGCTGAAGTTCAATGATAAAACCGGTATTTTCTCCGGAACCGCTCCCAAGAATGCGGGCTACCTGGATATCAAGGTCACCGCCACCGACAGAGTTGAAGCCACCGGCAGCACAGAAGGCAGCCTCTCCGTTTCCGACACCTTCGAGATTAGCTTCGGCAAAAGCAGGAAGGGGTCATCATGCCGTGACGAGGACGACCATAAGGACAAATTGGACTGGATGAAAAAGGCTGGATCTGATCGACATGAAAATGAACGGGATAGCTACAGGTCCGACCATGACGATGACCGTGACATCCGACGCAAGGATGATCATTCGGCATCGACCTCGAAAGAGTACCTTGACAGCAACCAGCTTGATGACTACCTGCAGGAGGTTGATCAGCCCTCTCCCGGAACCGACCGCGAGATTGCCGCACGCTGGCAGGCAGTCAGTGATGCGTTAAAGCAGGAACTAGCCGATTTCGACAACGACTTCGGGAACCATCGCAAACAATCCGGCGACTTCTCCTCCATGAATTATGACCACAGCTTCGGCTTTGGCAGGGGCATTGCCGATAACGGCCTGCTGACCGCCGGCAGCGGTACCGACCTGAAGGACTTCAAGGGTCTGAAGGAAGGGATGCGGAGATTGGGATAA